From one Pecten maximus chromosome 8, xPecMax1.1, whole genome shotgun sequence genomic stretch:
- the LOC117333022 gene encoding transmembrane protein 211-like yields MISFVSYIWILITALVAVTCAFSLLQPFWIIHPDGIHSFGIYVYCKGSELVGASSDLTNRMCSFYGGQLSVVSIPSGAWQATFLLFSTGCAILLASLILGMAAMFMTDRWLRKLSCTMTYLQTSAVLILTSALLVYPLGMTSPFFRYYCGPTAEVYNAGQCSMGWSYMLAVMGTALSIFCPILWNLRDFKSEHDDYPFNL; encoded by the exons ATGATCTCTTTCGTATCCTACATATGGATTTTGATAACAGCCTTGGTAGCTGTTACCTGTGCTTTCAGTCTGCTTCAGCCATTTTGGATTATACATCCGGATGGTATCCATTCCTTTGGAATTTACGTGTACTGTAAAGGAAGCGAACTCGTCGGAGCGAGCAGTGACCTTACAAACCGGATGTGTTCGTTTTATGGTGGTCAGTTAAGTGTGGTCAGCATTCCTTCAGGAGCGTGGCAAGcgacatttttattattttcaaccGGATGTGCCATTTTGCTCGCTAGTCTTATTCTCGGAATGGCTGCAATGTTTATGACAGATCGATGGCTTCGGAAGTTGTCCTGTACAATGACGTACCTCCAGACATCCGCAG TTCTAATCTTGACGTCAGCATTGTTGGTGTACCCCTTAGGAATGACGTCACCGTTCTTTCGTTATTACTGCGGACCTACAGCGGAAGTGTATAATGCTGGACAGTGCAGTATGGGATGGAGCTATATGCTGGCTGTAATGGGGACAGCGCTATCCATCTTTTGTCCAATTTTGTGGAATTTACGTGATTTTAAATCAGAACATGACGATTATCCATTTAATTTATGA